The Scylla paramamosain isolate STU-SP2022 chromosome 32, ASM3559412v1, whole genome shotgun sequence sequence ACGTGTACCCTTCATTTCGCACATATACTAGCATCTTCAGGAGGAATACCCGCCGGaggttaaccctttgactgatacatggtacacctttccctaattaccaatcactctgagacatctttacttgttctacagccacatccaatctttgaactgggaagaaattgcaaaatgtattatttttcatcgctaactttcttgtagatgcttataaagacttcacgcattacttctgatgttgctaactgTTTCGtgccgcagtgaaagggttaactcaCTTTCATATCACTAAGCGATCCTCCATGAGGGAAAACCTACCTCTTAGGTTCCAGAATTTACTTccgtgctggtgtgtgtgtatgtaatggaTGGCAGTGCTGAGGGAACCTGATGGAGAGATGGATTTGATTTTGCTAGAGCGGCCTCGAAAACACGGGTAgctgagggagatgagaggagaggattgGAGAAGATTGAAGAGGTCTTTGTGGTTCGGTGACTCCTTGtggctgatggtggtgatgatcatgatgttattattgatgtttatcatagtgataataataataataataataataataataataataataataataataataatgacaataataataataataataataataaagattttATGATTATTACTGATCAtaaatgatgacgataatgatattGTACATGATTCCTTGCCATTGCATTCCattgttatttctctttctcttctattttttttctttttccttttcttccttcccttcctgtatTCCTTATAGTCTTGGcattcttccttcatataacttaccttttttttcttcccttccttctctccttcctatatttctgttttcccttgCCATGTTATTCTCATCATTAATGTTCtcactctccacctcttccGTCCATAGATAATTTGCTTCTTCCtgctttctcttattatttgaTCTCCCAGTTCGATGATCcgttattttctcccttttgtcTCTGAATTTgtacctcttctccctttccctcgccATAGTGTTGATCTTAGCGATGTTTGGTCAATAAACCAGGGCTACATCCATACACCATAACGGATTATTTACATTACATCTTTCCCCCTTTGTTTTATCAATAACTCAAACCCGATCCATAATCGTATGCCATAAtgaattatttacttttttttctcgtgtgaaGTCtggccaaagaaaaaaatgggggaagaaaTAAGCACAAGTGAAGCcctgtgaaagaaggaaaagaaaagcaaactcAACTTATCCTCcgtgaaagtagaaaaaagaaaaacaaattcaAATGAAGCCCTGtgtaactagaaaaaaaaaaactaaagcaggaaagcagaaaaaaataaaaacgaactCAATTGAAGCCCCGtgaaagcaggaaaagaaaaacaaacaactgAACCCCAGTGAAAGCAGAAAAATATCCGGGCTTATTacattcctttgtatattctttctcttctctattctttctctcttccatttcttcctgtgTTGCGTAAAGTCTTGGCATCAGATGATATTCTTGACAGAGGCCCGTTTAGTTCCTGTAGTATCTTAGTGCTCGTCTCTCAAAATGTGTAATCGTCTAGGGACTCAAAATGATCGTACTTTCTCAGCTCATCGAGGAAATTACGAGTATATTTTGATCGCTTCGCTACGTGTGTTGCGTTGCTTCTCTCACACTTGTGACTGGAATGTGAGGAGTATACCGCGCAATTTGGAATTAAAGATTTGTAGGTTAATTGacagtgttatttttattattttattgttgttgttattattattattattattattattattattattattattatcattattattattattattattattattattattattattatcactttaattatgattatcatcatcgtcgtcgtcgtcgtgtgCCTcagctgactggctggttacTTAACGAGCCACAAGGCACCGCATAACCAAGGTCACATGCCGCCGGAGAGAAGGAGACcctgaagaagaggatggagagaaagaaggcaaCGCTATTtcccttttgtcttttcttcttttattttcctctatttatttatcttaatttttttttttttcccctgcggAGGACAGGAGAGCTGCTGCAGTACGAGTGTGTCTTTATCAAGCACTCGTTGCCGCCGCCCGTTTTCCGTCGcccttctctttctcgctctcgcTCCTACACCGCAAtgactctcctttcctcatcgcCATTACTGTTACTCAccccatggaaaaaaaagtgatgccGCAGATACTATATTTAGCGTCATGCAGCCATGACGTCAGCCACTATGCGAATATAAAAGTCGGTGGGGAGGTGAATGCATCGTCAGTAGCAGCAACTCTCCCATCAGCGCTAGGATGGCTCTTCTCTTGGTATGCATGCCCTGCCATTGGTGCCACTCACAAGTTCATTGGTATAAAACTGTTatgtttcttccctttcctaaaTCTGCCGCCGCTCTGGCCTGGCTCACCCTCAGAAACATTCTATACTTTGTTTACAGTCGGTATTTTTGGCGTGTGCCACAGTCGTTCTCGGCTCACGCCCCCAGCCCTACGGTGCCCAGCCCACCCACAGGGCCGGCTACTGCGACCCCACCACGCCCCCTACTTGTGCCTACGGCAGCGACGTCTCCTTCTGCCTGGAGGACCCCGAATACCCCGAGTACGACATCAAGGGCGCCATCGAGGCGGACAAGCTGTTCGCCAAGAAGTACGCCGACGTGGCAGACCAGTCCGCCGACGATCTGGTTGACCACGTGACCAAGTACCAGGAGGAGGCGTTCGACTACTCCTACTACACCGGCGTCTCTACAGGGTACTCCCCCTACGACGTGACCCACTGGACGGGCCCTGAGGGCTACATCTGCCCCTCGGACGTGGCCTACGCCCGCCCCAGGCGCGCCCGCAACGTGGAGGGCAAGTGGAGGGTGATCGTGAACAACGTGCACTACTACACCCAGACGGCGCGCCTGGAGACGTGCCTGTTCCCTCAGGCCGCCTGCCGCGCCCTGGCGCCCTGCTACAAGAGTCACTGCACCCAGAAGTACGTGTACCACCGCATGCTCTCCTACGACCCCTGCGACCCCTACAAGGGTCTCTTCATCGACATCTACAAGCTGCCCTCCGCCTGCTCCTGCCACgtcgcccctccccctccttcctacGCCTAAGCCCCGCCTGAGGCGCCCCCCGAAGGCGCGCCTCCTGCCGCAGCCGAGAGAGGCTCGGCGGCCACGACACAAGTACCGACACGACCTGTAACCTTCCCCCGGCGCACAGGAGAAGCCCCGAGATGACTTGAGAACTGCTTTCTTCACGTGCCACCACCAGCCACGCCAGGGCCTCCCGGGACGCTCCTTCCGCCGCTCTCACACTCTGCCCTTTTcactctcatctttcttcctttttctatccTGAGCCACGCTGACGCGAGAGttgtattatttattaaaaTGAACTATATACCACTGATGAGCGTTTTACCGTATTGCAAGCCAGCCTGTCCCACACCACAAACCAGCATCTCCCTGGGGTGAGTGCCCCGCAGTGCCGCCCTTGCCTCAGCATAATAGGTGGTTTGACGCGGGTGACGGAGAACTTCGCGGTTCTCCTCAGCTTGCCTTATGTAGGTAAGGGGCTTATCAATACTCTAATAAATACATTTGTGTCGTTCTAATTAGTTTTACAGTCATGGGCGCAGTCACGCCCTCACATGGAAGGTGAAGTAGTTCTCAAGTCATCTCGGGGCTTCTCCTGTGCGCCGGGGGTGTGCTGGTGTGAggacacacgcccacacccttGCCGCCCACATTCCATGGCGCGCCTTTCCCCTGGGACTTGCGCCCGTCTTGCCACCACTTAGGGAAGTGGTTCTTAACCAGGGGTGCTCGCACCGCTAGGGGTGTGAGGCCAGTTTCTAGGGAGTGCGAGGATGGATAATTAAAGCAAAATATAGTTTTATAtacgggattttttttttcagcaaaaagtaataataataatatttctttttgctACAGCAGTGTTCTGTAAGCTTGGTGAATGaagattaaaaaaggaaaaagtggtTTTGTTATTAATACACAGCACATCAACtttgtattttagcttttttttttatttcagcaatTCAGGGGGTGTGAGATCTGAAAGGGGTGCATACATTgaaaaaggttaagaaccactgactTAGGGTGAGATCAACCCTCACATCCTTTGTCTCCGGACGCCAGTcctggccgtgacctgacccgGCCAGCAACCACCCCACCCGGCACCTCTACATCCCCAGTACTCGTCCAGCAAGCTTCGGGGTTGGACCTGTAACTCCTGGCAGCTTctcatatttatcttttgtatagtttattttattgatataaCGCAGCAGCATTACCACTGTTTGTTTGGCTACCTATGCTCAGTACTAGCAGCAGAATATTCCTAGTGCAGGGGAAGGTTACAGGTCGTGTCGGTACTTGTGTCGTGGCCGCCGAGCC is a genomic window containing:
- the LOC135089358 gene encoding neurotrophin 1-like, which codes for MALLLSVFLACATVVLGSRPQPYGAQPTHRAGYCDPTTPPTCAYGSDVSFCLEDPEYPEYDIKGAIEADKLFAKKYADVADQSADDLVDHVTKYQEEAFDYSYYTGVSTGYSPYDVTHWTGPEGYICPSDVAYARPRRARNVEGKWRVIVNNVHYYTQTARLETCLFPQAACRALAPCYKSHCTQKYVYHRMLSYDPCDPYKGLFIDIYKLPSACSCHVAPPPPSYA